One genomic window of Manihot esculenta cultivar AM560-2 chromosome 16, M.esculenta_v8, whole genome shotgun sequence includes the following:
- the LOC110604299 gene encoding COP9 signalosome complex subunit 5a isoform X2, protein MDPYPSSTALIAQKTWELENNIITVDTPPTSTNSTTDSSSDAIFYYDARAQAKFQQDRPWVNDPHYFSRVKISALALLKMVVHARSGGTIEVMGLMQGKTDGNAIIVMDAFALPVEGTETRVNAQADAYEYMVDYSQTNKQSGRLENVVGWYHSHPGYGCWLSGIDVSTQMLNQQFQEPFLAVVIDPTRTVSAGKVEIGAFRTYPEGYKPPDDLVSEYQTIPLNKIEEFGVHCKQYYALDITCFKSSLDSHLLDLLWNKYWVNTLSSSPLLGNGDFVAGQISDLAEKLEQAENQLAHSHFGPLIAPPQRKKEEEPPLAKLTRDSAKITVEQVHGLMSQVIKDILFNSIRQSSSLLTEGSGPEPMVES, encoded by the exons ATGGATCCCTACCCTTCGTCCACAGCTCTAATAGCCCAGAAAACTTGGGAACTCGAGAATAATATAATCACGGTGGACACCCCTCCGACCTCTACCAATTCCACTACGGACTCCTCGTCCGACGCTATTTTCTATTACGATGCGAGGGCGCAAGCTAAGTTCCAGCAGGACAGGCCGTGGGTTAACGATCCCCACTACTTCAGTCGCGTCAAGATCTCTGCACTTGCTCTTCTCAAAATGGTGGTGCACGCGCGATCCGGTGGTACCATTGAGGTCATGGGCCTCATGCAGGGAAAGACTGATGGTAACGCCATCATTGTAATGGACGCGTTTGCCTTGCCTGTTGAAGGAACCGAGACTAGAGTTAATGCCCAGGCAGATGCCTATGAGTATATGGTTGATTATTCCCAGACTAACAAGCAG TCAGGTCGGTTGGAGAATGTAGTCGGGTGGTATCATTCTCATCCTGGGTATGGATGCTGGCTCTCGGGTATTGATGTCTCAACTCAAATGCTCAACCAGCAATTTCAAGAACCATTTTTGGCAGTTGTTATTGATCCAACAAGGACTGTATCAGCTGGTAAAGTTGAGATTGGGGCATTCCGGACATACCCAGAAGGATATAAGCCTCCAGATGATCTTGTCTCTGAATATCAGACCATTCCTCTTAATAAGATTGAAGAATTTGGTGTGCATTGCAAGCAG TATTATGCTTTGGATATCACTTGTTTCAAGTCCTCTCTTGATAGTCACCTCTTGGACCTTTTGTGGAACAAATATTGGGTGAATACACTATCGTCATCGCCTCTCTTGGGTAATGGAGACTTTGTTGCCGGACAGATTTCAGATTTAG CTGAAAAGCTGGAGCAAGCTGAGAATCAATTGGCTCACTCCCATTTTGGGCCCCTAATAGCACCACctcaaagaaagaaagag GAAGAACCACCGCTAGCTAAATTAACTCGGGATAGTGCTAAAATAACTGTGGAACAGGTCCATGGTCTAATGTCACAG GTTATTAAGGACATCCTTTTCAATTCTATACGTCAATCAAGTAGTTTGCTCACAGAGGGTTCTGGACCTGAGCCAATGGTGGAAAGCTAA
- the LOC110604299 gene encoding COP9 signalosome complex subunit 5b isoform X5 encodes MDPYPSSTALIAQKTWELENNIITVDTPPTSTNSTTDSSSDAIFYYDARAQAKFQQDRPWVNDPHYFSRVKISALALLKMVVHARSGGTIEVMGLMQGKTDGNAIIVMDAFALPVEGTETRVNAQADAYEYMVDYSQTNKQVGWRM; translated from the exons ATGGATCCCTACCCTTCGTCCACAGCTCTAATAGCCCAGAAAACTTGGGAACTCGAGAATAATATAATCACGGTGGACACCCCTCCGACCTCTACCAATTCCACTACGGACTCCTCGTCCGACGCTATTTTCTATTACGATGCGAGGGCGCAAGCTAAGTTCCAGCAGGACAGGCCGTGGGTTAACGATCCCCACTACTTCAGTCGCGTCAAGATCTCTGCACTTGCTCTTCTCAAAATGGTGGTGCACGCGCGATCCGGTGGTACCATTGAGGTCATGGGCCTCATGCAGGGAAAGACTGATGGTAACGCCATCATTGTAATGGACGCGTTTGCCTTGCCTGTTGAAGGAACCGAGACTAGAGTTAATGCCCAGGCAGATGCCTATGAGTATATGGTTGATTATTCCCAGACTAACAAGCAG GTCGGTTGGAGAATGTAG
- the LOC110604299 gene encoding COP9 signalosome complex subunit 5b isoform X4, translated as MDPYPSSTALIAQKTWELENNIITVDTPPTSTNSTTDSSSDAIFYYDARAQAKFQQDRPWVNDPHYFSRVKISALALLKMVVHARSGGTIEVMGLMQGKTDGNAIIVMDAFALPVEGTETRVNAQADAYEYMVDYSQTNKQLLGLCGF; from the exons ATGGATCCCTACCCTTCGTCCACAGCTCTAATAGCCCAGAAAACTTGGGAACTCGAGAATAATATAATCACGGTGGACACCCCTCCGACCTCTACCAATTCCACTACGGACTCCTCGTCCGACGCTATTTTCTATTACGATGCGAGGGCGCAAGCTAAGTTCCAGCAGGACAGGCCGTGGGTTAACGATCCCCACTACTTCAGTCGCGTCAAGATCTCTGCACTTGCTCTTCTCAAAATGGTGGTGCACGCGCGATCCGGTGGTACCATTGAGGTCATGGGCCTCATGCAGGGAAAGACTGATGGTAACGCCATCATTGTAATGGACGCGTTTGCCTTGCCTGTTGAAGGAACCGAGACTAGAGTTAATGCCCAGGCAGATGCCTATGAGTATATGGTTGATTATTCCCAGACTAACAAGCAG cTTTTAGGACTCTGCGGTTTTTGA
- the LOC110604299 gene encoding COP9 signalosome complex subunit 5a isoform X1 gives MDPYPSSTALIAQKTWELENNIITVDTPPTSTNSTTDSSSDAIFYYDARAQAKFQQDRPWVNDPHYFSRVKISALALLKMVVHARSGGTIEVMGLMQGKTDGNAIIVMDAFALPVEGTETRVNAQADAYEYMVDYSQTNKQDSAVFDNYLGKLNGGYSGGRLENVVGWYHSHPGYGCWLSGIDVSTQMLNQQFQEPFLAVVIDPTRTVSAGKVEIGAFRTYPEGYKPPDDLVSEYQTIPLNKIEEFGVHCKQYYALDITCFKSSLDSHLLDLLWNKYWVNTLSSSPLLGNGDFVAGQISDLAEKLEQAENQLAHSHFGPLIAPPQRKKEEEPPLAKLTRDSAKITVEQVHGLMSQVIKDILFNSIRQSSSLLTEGSGPEPMVES, from the exons ATGGATCCCTACCCTTCGTCCACAGCTCTAATAGCCCAGAAAACTTGGGAACTCGAGAATAATATAATCACGGTGGACACCCCTCCGACCTCTACCAATTCCACTACGGACTCCTCGTCCGACGCTATTTTCTATTACGATGCGAGGGCGCAAGCTAAGTTCCAGCAGGACAGGCCGTGGGTTAACGATCCCCACTACTTCAGTCGCGTCAAGATCTCTGCACTTGCTCTTCTCAAAATGGTGGTGCACGCGCGATCCGGTGGTACCATTGAGGTCATGGGCCTCATGCAGGGAAAGACTGATGGTAACGCCATCATTGTAATGGACGCGTTTGCCTTGCCTGTTGAAGGAACCGAGACTAGAGTTAATGCCCAGGCAGATGCCTATGAGTATATGGTTGATTATTCCCAGACTAACAAGCAG GACTCTGCGGTTTTTGATAATTACTTAGGGAAGTTAAACGGTGGATATAGTGGAG GTCGGTTGGAGAATGTAGTCGGGTGGTATCATTCTCATCCTGGGTATGGATGCTGGCTCTCGGGTATTGATGTCTCAACTCAAATGCTCAACCAGCAATTTCAAGAACCATTTTTGGCAGTTGTTATTGATCCAACAAGGACTGTATCAGCTGGTAAAGTTGAGATTGGGGCATTCCGGACATACCCAGAAGGATATAAGCCTCCAGATGATCTTGTCTCTGAATATCAGACCATTCCTCTTAATAAGATTGAAGAATTTGGTGTGCATTGCAAGCAG TATTATGCTTTGGATATCACTTGTTTCAAGTCCTCTCTTGATAGTCACCTCTTGGACCTTTTGTGGAACAAATATTGGGTGAATACACTATCGTCATCGCCTCTCTTGGGTAATGGAGACTTTGTTGCCGGACAGATTTCAGATTTAG CTGAAAAGCTGGAGCAAGCTGAGAATCAATTGGCTCACTCCCATTTTGGGCCCCTAATAGCACCACctcaaagaaagaaagag GAAGAACCACCGCTAGCTAAATTAACTCGGGATAGTGCTAAAATAACTGTGGAACAGGTCCATGGTCTAATGTCACAG GTTATTAAGGACATCCTTTTCAATTCTATACGTCAATCAAGTAGTTTGCTCACAGAGGGTTCTGGACCTGAGCCAATGGTGGAAAGCTAA
- the LOC110604298 gene encoding plasma membrane ATPase 4, which yields MATKGGISLDEIKNESVDLERIPIEEVFEQLKCTREGLTSEEGANRLQVFGPNKLEEKKESKLLKFLGFMWNPLSWVMEAAALMAIVLANGDGRPPDWQDFVGIIALLFINSTISFIEENNAGNAAAALMAGLAPKTKVLRDGRWTEQEAAILVPGDIISIKLGDIIPADARLLEGDPLKVDQSALTGESLPVTKNPSDEVFSGSTCKQGEIEAVVIATGVHTFFGKAAHLVDSTNQVGHFQKVLTAIGNFCICSIAVGIVIEIIVMYPIQHRKYRQGIDNLLVLLIGGIPIAMPTVLSVTMAIGSHRLSQQGAITKRMTAIEEMAGMDVLCSDKTGTLTLNKLTVDRTLIEVFAKGVDKEYVILLAARASRTENQDAIDAAIVGMLADPKEARAGIREVHFLPFNPVDKRTALTYIDSNGNWHRASKGAPEQILALCNSKEDVRKKVHAVIDKFAERGLRSLAVARQEVPEKTKDSPGGPWQFVGLLPLFDPPRHDSAETIRRALNLGVNVKMITGDQLAIAKETGRRLGMGTNMYPSSSLLGQDKDASIAALPVDELIEKADGFAGVFPEHKYEIVKRLQERKHICGMTGDGVNDAPALKKADIGIAVADATDAARGASDIVLTEPGLSVIISAVLTSRAIFQRMKNYTIYAVSITIRIVFGFMFIALIWKYDFAPFMVLIIAILNDGTIMTISKDRVKPSPQPDSWKLKEIFSTGVVLGGYLALMTVIFFWAMNNTNFFSDKFGVRSLHGREHEMMAALYLQVSIVSQALIFVTRSRSWSYVERPGLLLVSAFIVAQLVATLIAVYANWGFARIKGCGWGWAGVIWLYSLVTYVPLDLLKFAIRYVLSGKAWDNLLENKTAFTTKKDYGKEEREAQWATAQRTLHGLQPPETNNLFADKNSYRELSEIAEQAKRRAEVARLRELHTLKGHVESVVKLKGLDIDTIQQHYTV from the exons ATGGCCACCAAGGGAGGCATCAGTCTCGATGAGATAAAAAACGAGTCCGTTGATCTG GAACGGATTCCCATAGAGGAAGTTTTTGAGCAGCTGAAATGTACCAGAGAAGGTCTTACTTCAGAGGAAGGAGCCAATCGGCTGCAAGTTTTTGGTCCAAACAAACTAGAAGAGAAAAAG GAAAGCAAACTTCTCAAATTTTTGGGTTTTATGTGGAACCCATTGTCATGGGTCATGGAAGCAGCAGCTTTGATGGCCATAGTTTTGGCAAATGGTGATGGAAGACCTCCTGACTGGCAGGACTTCGTTGGTATTATTGCCTTGCTGTTCATCAACTCCACAATCAGTTTCATTGAAGAAAACAATGCTGGGAATGCAGCGGCAGCTCTTATGGCTGGTCTTGCTCCCAAAACTAAG GTTCTCAGAGATGGCAGGTGGACTGAGCAAGAAGCTGCAATTTTGGTTCCAGGGGACATTATCAGCATTAAGTTGGGAGATATAATTCCTGCTGATGCCCGTCTTCTTGAGGGTGATCCTTTGAAGGTTGATCAATCTGCCCTTACCGGGGAGTCACTTCCTGTTACTAAGAATCCCTCAGATGAAGTGTTTTCAGGCTCGACATGTAAACAGGGTGAAATTGAAGCAGTAGTGATTGCTACTGGCGTGCATACTTTTTTTGGTAAGGCTGCCCATCTGGTGGACAGCACCAATCAAGTTGGACATTTCCAAAAAGTTCTAACTGCCATTGGTAACTTCTGTATTTGCTCAATCGCCGTTGGAATAGTGATTGAAATTATAGTAATGTACCCAATACAGCATCGCAAGTACAGACAGGGAATTGACAACCTATTGGTTCTTTTGATCGGAGGAATTCCCATTGCTATGCCAACTGTTTTATCTGTCACCATGGCTATTGGTTCACATAGACTATCTCAGCAGGGTGCAATTACTAAGAGAATGACTGCCATTGAGGAAATGGCAGGCATGGATGTTCTCTGCAGTGACAAGACTGGAACTCTGACACTTAACAAGCTCACTGTTGACAGGACCCTAATTGAAGTATTTGCAAAGGGTGTAGATAAAGAGTATGTCATACTTCTTGCAGCTAGAGCTTCAAGAACAGAAAATCAAGATGCTATAGATGCTGCAATTGTAGGGATGCTTGCAGACCCAAAGGAG GCAAGAGCTGGTATTAGAGAGGTCCATTTTCTTCCATTCAATCCTGTGGACAAGAGAACTGCGCTGACCTACATTGACTCCAACGGGAACTGGCACCGAGCTAGCAAGGGTGCTCCTGAGCAG ATATTAGCCCTATGCAATAGCAAGGAGGATGTCAGGAAGAAGGTTCATGCTGTGATAGATAAGTTTGCTGAACGTGGGCTTCGATCTTTAGCAGTTGCAAGACAG GAAGTACCAGAGAAAACCAAGGATAGTCCAGGTGGCCCATGGCAGTTTGTTGGTTTGTTGCCTTTGTTTGATCCGCCCAGGCATGACAGTGCTGAAACCATAAGAAGAGCTCTCAACCTTGGAGTAAATGTTAAAATGATTACTG GGGATCAGCTTGCCATCGCTAAGGAAACCGGTCGGAGGCTTGGAATGGGAACAAACATGTATCCATCTTCTTCATTGCTTGGCCAAGACAAGGATGCTTCTATTGCGGCTCTCCCTGTAGATGAGTTGATTGAAAAGGCTGATGGGTTCGCTGGAGTTTTTCCAG AACACAAGTATGAGATTGTTAAGAGGCTGCAGGAGAGAAAACACATCTGTGGGATGACAGGAGATGGTGTTAATGATGCCCCTGCACTGAAGAAGGCAGATATTGGAATAGCTGTGGCTGATGCTACAGATGCGGCCAGAGGTGCGTCTGATATTGTCCTGACTGAACCTGGGCTTAGTGTAATTATAAGTGCAGTGTTGACCAGCAGAGCCATATTCCAAAGGATGAAGAACTACACA ATATATGCAGTCTCGATTACAATCCGTATTGTG TTTGGATTCATGTTTATAGCCTTAATATGGAAATATGACTTTGCTCCGTTCATGGTTCTAATCATTGCCATCTTAAATGACG GAACAATCATGACAATATCAAAAGATCGAGTGAAACCATCACCACAGCCAGATAGCTGGAAACTTAAAGAGATATTTAGTACTGGTGTTGTTCTTGGAGGCTACTTGGCACTGATGACAGTGATATTCTTTTGGGCTATGAACAATACCAACTTCTTTTCG GACAAATTTGGCGTAAGATCATTGCACGGTAGGGAACATGAAATGATGGCGGCTCTGTACCTACAAGTGAGTATTGTAAGTCAGGCCCTTATTTTTGTCACAAGGTCTCGCAGCTGGTCCTATGTTGAACGTCCTGGACTTCTTCTAGTCAGTGCATTCATAGTTGCTCAGCTG GTAGCTACTTTGATAGCAGTTTATGCAAACTGGGGTTTTGCACGTATAAAGGGCTGTGGGTGGGGCTGGGCTGGTGTAATCTGGCTCTACAGTTTGGTTACTTATGTGCCACTTGATCTGCTCAAATTTGCAATTCGTTACGTTCTCAGTGGCAAGGCTTGGGATAATCTTTTGGAGAACAAG ACTGCCTTTACAACAAAGAAAGACTATGGGAAGGAAGAGAGAGAAGCCCAATGGGCCACAGCTCAGAGAACCCTTCATGGCCTGCAACCTCCTGAAACCAACAACCTCTTCGCTGACAAGAATAGTTATCGGGAACTTTCGGAGATTGCAGAGCAAGCCAAGCGGCGGGCTGAGGTGGCAAG GCTGAGGGAGCTACATACACTCAAGGGCCATGTTGAGTCAGTAGTGAAGCTGAAAGGACTTGATATTGACACAATTCAACAACATTACACGGTTTAA
- the LOC110604299 gene encoding COP9 signalosome complex subunit 5b isoform X3, which translates to MDPYPSSTALIAQKTWELENNIITVDTPPTSTNSTTDSSSDAIFYYDARAQAKFQQDRPWVNDPHYFSRVKISALALLKMVVHARSGGTIEVMGLMQGKTDGNAIIVMDAFALPVEGTETRVNAQADAYEYMVDYSQTNKQDSAVFDNYLGKLNGGYSGGNY; encoded by the exons ATGGATCCCTACCCTTCGTCCACAGCTCTAATAGCCCAGAAAACTTGGGAACTCGAGAATAATATAATCACGGTGGACACCCCTCCGACCTCTACCAATTCCACTACGGACTCCTCGTCCGACGCTATTTTCTATTACGATGCGAGGGCGCAAGCTAAGTTCCAGCAGGACAGGCCGTGGGTTAACGATCCCCACTACTTCAGTCGCGTCAAGATCTCTGCACTTGCTCTTCTCAAAATGGTGGTGCACGCGCGATCCGGTGGTACCATTGAGGTCATGGGCCTCATGCAGGGAAAGACTGATGGTAACGCCATCATTGTAATGGACGCGTTTGCCTTGCCTGTTGAAGGAACCGAGACTAGAGTTAATGCCCAGGCAGATGCCTATGAGTATATGGTTGATTATTCCCAGACTAACAAGCAG GACTCTGCGGTTTTTGATAATTACTTAGGGAAGTTAAACGGTGGATATAGTGGAGGTAATTACTGA